A single region of the Nocardioides sp. W7 genome encodes:
- the yajC gene encoding preprotein translocase subunit YajC, translating into MEFAGLLPIVAIALLFWLLIIRPASRRQRELRTMQGSLSVGDEVMLTSGVFAHVAEIADDHLRVEIAEGVTIKVARGAVGSIIQQPLVDDEPEEI; encoded by the coding sequence GTGGAGTTCGCCGGCTTGCTGCCGATCGTTGCCATCGCGCTGTTGTTCTGGCTGCTCATCATCCGGCCGGCCAGCAGGCGCCAGCGGGAACTTCGCACCATGCAGGGTTCGTTGTCAGTCGGGGACGAGGTCATGTTGACCTCGGGTGTCTTCGCGCACGTCGCGGAGATCGCTGACGACCACCTCCGGGTCGAGATCGCCGAAGGGGTGACCATCAAGGTCGCCCGCGGCGCGGTCGGCTCGATCATCCAGCAGCCGCTCGTCGACGACGAGCCCGAGGAGATCTGA
- the ruvB gene encoding Holliday junction branch migration DNA helicase RuvB — protein MPFHEDELEVAETGHLRSLTAAEAEGDERAVEAALRPKTLDEVVGQARVREQLGLVLEAARRRGRAPDHVLLSGPPGLGKTTLAMIIAAEMATPLRLTSGPAITHAGDLAAILSGMNEGDVLFVDEIHRMSRPAEEMLYMAMEDFRVDVIIGKGPGATAIPLEIPPFTLVGATTRAGLLPGPLRDRFGFTGHLEFYEPHELDLIVHRSAGLLGVELRADGAAEIASRSRGTPRIANRLLRRVRDYAQVRADGVVTLEVSEAALDLYEVDQLGLDRLDRAVIDVLCRRFGGGPVGVSTLAVAVGEERETVEEVAEPFLVRLGFLARTPRGRIATPAAWTHLGLTPPTATADSSLFDD, from the coding sequence GTGCCCTTCCACGAGGACGAGCTGGAGGTCGCCGAGACCGGACACCTGCGTTCGCTGACCGCCGCCGAGGCCGAGGGCGACGAGCGGGCGGTCGAGGCCGCGCTCCGGCCCAAGACGCTCGACGAGGTCGTCGGTCAGGCGCGGGTCCGCGAGCAGCTCGGCCTGGTCCTGGAGGCCGCGCGCCGGCGGGGGCGGGCCCCCGACCACGTCCTGCTCTCGGGACCCCCCGGCCTCGGCAAGACCACCCTGGCGATGATCATCGCCGCCGAGATGGCGACGCCGCTGCGGCTGACCAGCGGGCCGGCGATCACCCACGCCGGTGACCTGGCGGCGATCCTGTCGGGCATGAATGAGGGCGACGTGCTCTTCGTCGACGAGATCCACCGGATGTCGCGGCCGGCCGAGGAGATGCTCTACATGGCGATGGAGGACTTCCGGGTCGACGTCATCATCGGCAAGGGCCCCGGCGCCACCGCGATCCCGCTGGAGATCCCGCCGTTCACCCTCGTCGGGGCGACCACCCGGGCCGGCCTGCTTCCCGGGCCGCTGCGGGACCGGTTCGGGTTCACCGGCCACCTGGAGTTCTACGAGCCGCACGAGCTCGACCTGATCGTGCACCGCTCGGCCGGTCTGCTCGGCGTCGAGCTGCGCGCCGACGGTGCCGCCGAGATCGCCAGCCGCTCCCGCGGCACGCCGCGGATCGCCAACCGCCTGCTGCGCCGGGTCCGCGACTATGCGCAGGTCCGCGCCGACGGCGTCGTCACGCTCGAGGTCTCCGAGGCCGCGCTCGACCTGTACGAGGTCGACCAGCTGGGTCTGGATCGTCTAGACCGGGCGGTCATCGACGTCTTGTGCCGCCGGTTCGGCGGCGGGCCGGTCGGGGTCTCGACCCTGGCGGTGGCCGTGGGGGAGGAGCGGGAGACCGTCGAGGAGGTCGCCGAGCCGTTCCTGGTGCGGCTCGGGTTCCTCGCCCGCACCCCGCGCGGCCGGATCGCGACGCCTGCGGCGTGGACCCACCTCGGCCTGACGCCGCCGACGGCGACGGCCGACAGCAGCCTGTTCGACGACTGA
- the ruvA gene encoding Holliday junction branch migration protein RuvA, which yields MIAFVRGEVAALTLSSAVLEVGGVGLELMCTPGTLATLRTGSRATLAASMVVREDSLTLFGFVDEDEKLTFELVQTASGVGPKVAQAMVAVLSPDDLRRAIASEDVKALTKVPGIGQKGAQRIILELKDRIGPPVGGAAGVRPAVGEPWRDQVQQGLVGLGWSTKDAEKAIDAVAPAAGSTTEVDVAALLRAALRSLSRA from the coding sequence GTGATCGCGTTCGTCCGCGGCGAGGTTGCCGCGCTGACCCTGTCCAGCGCCGTGCTCGAGGTCGGGGGGGTGGGTCTGGAGCTGATGTGCACTCCCGGCACGCTCGCCACGCTGCGCACCGGGTCGCGGGCGACCCTGGCCGCCTCGATGGTGGTCCGCGAGGACTCGCTGACCCTCTTCGGCTTCGTCGACGAGGACGAGAAGCTGACCTTCGAGCTCGTCCAGACCGCTTCGGGGGTCGGCCCCAAGGTCGCCCAGGCCATGGTCGCGGTGCTCAGCCCCGACGACCTGCGCCGGGCCATCGCAAGCGAGGACGTGAAGGCGCTGACCAAGGTGCCCGGCATCGGCCAGAAGGGTGCCCAGCGGATCATCCTCGAGCTCAAGGACCGCATCGGCCCGCCCGTCGGCGGTGCCGCAGGCGTCCGTCCCGCGGTCGGCGAGCCCTGGCGCGACCAGGTCCAGCAGGGTCTGGTGGGGCTCGGCTGGTCGACCAAGGACGCCGAGAAGGCCATCGACGCCGTGGCACCCGCGGCCGGCTCGACCACCGAGGTGGACGTGGCCGCGCTGCTTCGTGCTGCGCTGCGCTCGCTGAGCAGGGCGTAG
- the ruvC gene encoding crossover junction endodeoxyribonuclease RuvC, with protein MRVLGIDPGLTRCGMGVVDGSVGRPLTLVDVNVLRTSADVAVAHRLVTIEKGVDAWLDEFEPDAVAVERVFARSDVSTVMGTAQASGIAMVCAARRGLPIALHTPSEVKAAVSGNGRATKAQVGAMVTRILRLDAPPKPADAADALALAITHIWRGGAQARIDAAVAAARSPRR; from the coding sequence ATGCGAGTGCTCGGGATCGACCCCGGCCTGACCCGCTGCGGCATGGGCGTGGTCGACGGCTCGGTCGGCCGGCCGCTCACCCTGGTCGACGTCAACGTGCTGCGGACCTCGGCCGACGTGGCGGTGGCGCACCGGCTGGTGACCATCGAGAAGGGCGTCGACGCCTGGCTCGACGAGTTCGAGCCGGACGCGGTCGCGGTCGAGCGGGTGTTCGCGCGCTCCGACGTCAGCACGGTGATGGGCACCGCCCAGGCCAGCGGCATCGCCATGGTCTGCGCGGCCCGCCGCGGCCTGCCGATCGCGCTGCACACCCCGAGTGAGGTCAAGGCCGCAGTCTCCGGCAACGGTCGGGCCACCAAGGCCCAGGTCGGCGCGATGGTGACCCGGATCCTGCGGCTCGACGCGCCGCCGAAGCCCGCCGACGCCGCCGACGCGCTGGCGCTGGCCATCACCCACATCTGGCGCGGAGGCGCCCAGGCCCGTATCGACGCGGCGGTCGCCGCAGCGAGGAGTCCAAGAAGGTGA
- a CDS encoding YebC/PmpR family DNA-binding transcriptional regulator: MSGHSKWATTKHKKAVVDAKRSKMNTKLIKNIEVAARMGGGDPAGNPTLFDAIQKAKKSSVTKDNIDRAVQRGSGAETGGADYQTIMYEGYGPAGVAMLIECLTDNKNRAAMEVRTAMNRNGGSLADPGSVSFLFNRKGVVVVPAEQDGKSVSEDDVLEATLEAGADDVNDLGEAFEVVSEPTDLVSVRTALQAAGIDYDSAEASFVPDNKIELDAEAAPKVFRLIDVLEDLDDVQNVYANLDVSDEVMEQLQEA; the protein is encoded by the coding sequence ATGTCCGGACACTCCAAATGGGCGACGACGAAGCACAAGAAGGCCGTCGTCGACGCCAAGCGCAGCAAGATGAACACCAAGCTGATCAAGAACATCGAGGTCGCGGCCCGGATGGGTGGCGGTGACCCCGCTGGCAACCCCACGCTCTTCGACGCCATCCAGAAGGCCAAGAAGTCCTCGGTCACCAAGGACAACATCGACCGCGCGGTGCAGCGCGGCTCCGGTGCGGAGACCGGCGGCGCGGACTACCAGACGATCATGTACGAGGGCTACGGCCCGGCGGGTGTGGCGATGCTCATCGAGTGCCTCACCGACAACAAGAACCGGGCCGCCATGGAGGTCCGCACCGCCATGAACCGCAACGGCGGCTCGCTCGCCGACCCCGGTTCGGTGTCGTTCCTGTTCAACCGCAAGGGTGTCGTGGTCGTGCCGGCCGAGCAGGACGGCAAGAGCGTCAGTGAGGACGACGTCCTGGAGGCCACGCTCGAGGCGGGTGCCGACGACGTCAACGACCTCGGCGAGGCGTTCGAGGTGGTCTCCGAGCCGACCGACCTGGTCTCGGTCCGCACCGCGCTGCAGGCAGCCGGCATCGACTACGACTCGGCCGAGGCGTCGTTCGTCCCGGACAACAAGATCGAGCTCGACGCCGAGGCCGCGCCCAAGGTGTTCCGGCTCATCGACGTGCTCGAGGACCTCGACGACGTGCAGAACGTCTACGCCAACCTCGACGTCTCCGACGAGGTCATGGAGCAGCTGCAGGAGGCCTGA
- the pdxT gene encoding pyridoxal 5'-phosphate synthase glutaminase subunit PdxT — protein MTPTVGVLALQGDVREHLVALASLDVQAIAVRRPGELDACDGLVIPGGESTTMAKLARIFDLLDPLRKRVAAGLPVFGTCAGMIMLADRVLDGAAGQETVGGLDITVRRNAFGRQVDSFEGPLDVAGLDGPVHGVFIRAPWVEQVGPEAEVLATVEGHPVAVRQGRLLATSFHPEVGSDVRLHGMFTELVRG, from the coding sequence ATGACCCCGACCGTCGGCGTGCTCGCCCTCCAGGGCGACGTCCGCGAGCACCTCGTGGCGTTGGCCTCGCTCGACGTGCAGGCCATCGCCGTACGACGCCCCGGGGAGCTCGACGCCTGCGACGGCCTGGTGATCCCCGGCGGGGAGTCGACGACGATGGCCAAGCTGGCGCGGATCTTCGACCTGCTCGACCCGCTGCGGAAGCGGGTCGCCGCGGGGCTGCCGGTCTTCGGCACCTGCGCGGGGATGATCATGCTCGCCGACCGGGTCCTCGACGGCGCCGCGGGACAGGAGACGGTCGGCGGGCTCGACATCACCGTCCGGCGCAACGCCTTCGGTCGTCAGGTCGACTCCTTCGAGGGGCCGCTCGACGTGGCCGGTCTCGACGGGCCGGTGCACGGGGTGTTCATCCGGGCGCCCTGGGTCGAGCAGGTCGGCCCCGAGGCGGAGGTGCTCGCGACCGTCGAGGGCCACCCGGTCGCGGTCCGACAGGGTCGGCTGCTGGCGACCTCCTTCCACCCCGAGGTGGGCTCCGACGTACGGCTGCACGGGATGTTCACCGAGCTGGTCCGAGGCTGA
- the pdxS gene encoding pyridoxal 5'-phosphate synthase lyase subunit PdxS codes for MAERTPDDSFDTSETTGTSRVKRGMAEMLKGGVIMDVVTAEQAKIAEDAGAVAVMALERVPADIRAQGGVSRMSDPDMIESIIAAVSIPVMAKARIGHFAEAQVLQSLGVDYIDESEVLTPADYANHIDKWAYTVPFVCGATNLGEALRRLTEGAAMIRSKGEAGTGDVSNAVTHMRTIRREIRRLGALEADELYVAAKELQAPYDLVKEVAEKGKLPVVLFTAGGIATPADAAMMMQLGAEGVFVGSGIFKSGNPAQRAEAIVKATTFFDDPDVVAKVSRGLGEAMVGINVDEIPQPHRLSERGW; via the coding sequence ATGGCTGAACGCACCCCTGACGACTCGTTCGACACCTCCGAGACCACCGGCACCTCGCGCGTGAAGCGCGGCATGGCCGAGATGCTCAAGGGCGGGGTGATCATGGACGTGGTCACGGCCGAGCAGGCCAAGATCGCCGAGGACGCCGGCGCGGTCGCCGTGATGGCGCTGGAGCGGGTGCCGGCCGACATCCGGGCCCAGGGCGGGGTGTCGCGGATGAGTGACCCCGACATGATCGAGTCGATCATCGCCGCCGTCTCGATCCCGGTGATGGCCAAGGCCCGGATCGGTCACTTCGCCGAGGCGCAGGTGCTGCAGAGCCTCGGGGTCGACTACATCGACGAGTCCGAGGTGCTGACCCCGGCCGACTACGCCAACCACATCGACAAGTGGGCCTACACGGTGCCGTTCGTGTGCGGGGCGACCAACCTGGGCGAGGCGCTGCGCCGGCTCACCGAGGGCGCGGCGATGATCCGCTCCAAGGGCGAGGCCGGCACCGGCGACGTGTCCAACGCGGTGACCCACATGCGCACCATCCGCCGCGAGATCCGTCGGCTCGGCGCGCTGGAGGCCGACGAGCTGTACGTCGCGGCCAAGGAGCTGCAGGCGCCGTACGACCTGGTCAAGGAGGTCGCCGAGAAGGGCAAGCTCCCCGTGGTGCTGTTCACCGCCGGCGGGATCGCGACCCCGGCCGACGCCGCGATGATGATGCAGCTCGGTGCGGAGGGCGTCTTCGTCGGCTCCGGCATCTTCAAGTCCGGCAACCCGGCCCAGCGGGCCGAGGCGATCGTGAAGGCCACGACCTTCTTCGACGACCCCGACGTGGTCGCCAAGGTCTCCCGCGGCCTGGGCGAGGCGATGGTCGGGATCAACGTCGACGAGATCCCGCAGCCGCACCGGCTCTCCGAGCGCGGCTGGTAG
- the pgsA gene encoding phosphatidylinositol phosphate synthase translates to MMERFRAFWTKVISPIAHLLIRLGVSADVVTLVGTVGLSAGALIFFPQGMLLTGVLVATAFVFSDLIDGYMARSQGKSSKFGAFLDSTLDRIGDGAIFIGLSLYFAGPGDSTLYLVLCLVCLLMGAVTSYARAKAEGLGYTAKVGIAERADRLVAILVMTGLSAIFDLPILLHVVLWALAVASTITVIQRVWVVRRQALAEVAAGPVS, encoded by the coding sequence ATGATGGAACGTTTCCGCGCCTTCTGGACGAAGGTCATCTCGCCGATCGCCCACCTGCTCATCCGGCTGGGGGTCAGCGCCGACGTCGTCACCCTCGTCGGCACGGTCGGCCTCAGCGCCGGTGCCCTGATCTTCTTCCCCCAGGGGATGCTGCTGACCGGCGTGCTGGTCGCCACCGCCTTCGTCTTCAGCGACCTGATCGACGGCTACATGGCCCGGTCGCAGGGCAAGAGCAGCAAGTTCGGGGCGTTCCTCGACTCCACGCTCGACCGGATCGGCGACGGCGCGATCTTCATCGGCCTCTCGCTCTACTTCGCCGGTCCCGGCGACAGCACCCTCTATCTGGTCCTGTGCCTGGTCTGCCTGCTGATGGGCGCGGTCACCTCCTACGCCCGGGCCAAGGCCGAGGGTCTGGGCTACACCGCCAAGGTCGGGATCGCGGAGCGGGCCGACCGGCTGGTCGCGATCCTGGTGATGACCGGGCTCAGTGCGATCTTCGACCTGCCGATCCTGCTGCACGTCGTGCTGTGGGCGCTCGCCGTCGCCAGCACGATCACCGTCATCCAGCGGGTCTGGGTGGTTCGCCGTCAGGCCCTGGCCGAGGTCGCTGCCGGACCCGTCTCGTAA
- a CDS encoding inositol monophosphatase family protein, which yields MDDAELAAHLVRDAGRLAHLMRQQGLAAEQKTSVSDVVTAADHAAEELVVARLRAERPDDSILGEEGASHAGSSGRTWVIDPVDGTYNFVAGLDWWCSALALTDGGDLVLGAAHHPATGTTYVGGPDLWPTADGVPLEPLRDRPLAESCLTTYLHPPFYGDEVGRAFGRMANGAATVRMLGSGTMDAMAVAQGRLHVLCQHSVPPWDELPGAAIIRGAGGGTRRVRAAGVDWYVAGAPTAVAEVCEALADR from the coding sequence ATGGACGACGCCGAGCTTGCCGCCCACCTGGTCCGCGACGCGGGCCGCCTCGCCCACCTGATGCGGCAGCAGGGCCTGGCCGCCGAGCAGAAGACGTCGGTCTCCGACGTCGTCACCGCCGCCGATCATGCGGCCGAGGAGCTGGTTGTCGCCCGGCTGCGCGCCGAGCGCCCTGACGACTCGATCCTCGGCGAGGAGGGTGCCAGCCACGCCGGCAGCAGCGGTCGCACCTGGGTGATCGACCCCGTCGACGGCACCTACAACTTCGTCGCCGGCCTCGACTGGTGGTGCTCGGCGCTGGCGCTCACCGACGGTGGGGACCTGGTCCTCGGCGCGGCGCACCACCCCGCGACCGGCACGACGTACGTCGGTGGCCCCGATCTCTGGCCCACAGCCGACGGCGTACCGCTGGAACCGCTCAGGGACCGCCCGCTGGCCGAGTCGTGCCTGACGACGTACCTCCACCCGCCGTTCTACGGCGACGAGGTGGGGCGGGCGTTCGGTCGGATGGCCAACGGGGCCGCTACCGTGCGGATGCTCGGCTCCGGGACCATGGACGCGATGGCGGTCGCCCAGGGTCGGCTGCACGTGCTCTGCCAGCACTCCGTCCCGCCGTGGGACGAGCTGCCGGGCGCCGCGATCATCCGCGGGGCGGGCGGCGGCACCCGCCGCGTGCGGGCCGCCGGCGTCGACTGGTACGTCGCCGGGGCGCCCACCGCCGTCGCCGAAGTCTGCGAAGCGCTCGCGGACCGATAG